The Erpetoichthys calabaricus chromosome 5, fErpCal1.3, whole genome shotgun sequence genome has a segment encoding these proteins:
- the LOC114652037 gene encoding peptidoglycan-recognition protein SC2-like has translation MKVAFVVFTLFLCSEGCPRIISRSEWGGQRSKCTSYLKPPMTYAVIHHTEGNRCFSTSTCSAQMRNVQSYHMKNRKWCDIGYSFLVGEDGNVYEGRGWKTLGAHTLNYNSVGYGICFLGNFTGVAPGTKALNAAQQLIKCAVSKGMLKSNYILKGHRQLGSTKCPGNTLYNIIKKWPHWQ, from the exons ATGAAAGTTGCATTTGTAGTTTTCACCCTGTTCCTGTGCAGCGAAG GCTGCCCTCGCATCATAAGCCGATCAGAGTGGGGAGGACAGCGCTCAAAGTGTACCTCATACCTGAAACCACCCATGACGTATGCCGTGATCCACCACACGGAGGGCAATCGCTGTTTCAGCACCTCTACCTGCTCTGCTCAGATGAGGAATGTCCAGAGCTAccatatgaaaaacagaaaatggtgcGATATTGGTTACAG CTTTCTTGTTGGCGAGGATGGTAATGTGTATGAAGGCAGAGGGTGGAAGACCTTGGGTGCCCACACACTGAATTACAACAGTGTTGGCTACGGCATCTGCTTCCTTGGAAACTTCACGG GTGTGGCCCCTGGGACAAAAGCTCTTAACGCTGCTCAACAGCTCATCAAGTGTGCCGTGTCCAAAGGGATGCTGAAGTCCAACTATATTTTGAAAGGTCATCGGCAGCTGGGATCCACCAAATGTCCAGGAAACACCCTGTATAACATCATTAAGAAGTGGCCCCATTGGCAATGA
- the slc10a4 gene encoding sodium/bile acid cotransporter 4, whose amino-acid sequence MANVRGVTRSDIWVNLTDVYPSSAGDEPTRYPEDFLGSVAGERLTDNTGGVDATLWATGAVPASLKDDFWDSPLNHWINVFVGCVLCFTMLGLGCTVEVSQFGEHIRRPIGVLLALISQFVIMPLVAFLLALIFSLNDVAAIAVLLCGCCPGGNLSNIMSVLVNGEMNLSIIMTISSTALALFLMPLCLWLYSRAWINKPVVKLMPFGAIILTLCSTLIPIGLGVLIRHRYSRAADIILKISLWSMLITLVLLFILTGSMLGPKLLSTIPPSVYMVAVLMPFAGYLLGYGLAALFKLPPNSRRTVSLETGCQNVQLCTAILKLAFPPHIIGSIYMFPLLYALFQAAEAGLFVLGYKVYRRDVLHKQEEPDEDEDTDITYKKLKEEEILGDAAYGSVTVCEHNFGSSEARQNETQM is encoded by the exons ATGGCAAATGTACGAGGagtaaccagaagtgatatctGGGTGAATTTGACCGATGTGTACCCTTCGTCTGCTGGAGATGAGCCAACGCGCTATCCCGAGGACTTCTTGGGGAGTGTGGCCGGAGAGCGGTTAACAGACAACACAGGGGGCGTTGATGCCACTCTCTGGGCTACAGGTGCCGTCCCCGCCTCTCTAAAGGATGATTTTTGGGATTCTCCCCTGAACCACTGGATTAACGTGTTTGTCGGCTGCGTCCTCTGCTTCACCATGCTAGGTCTGGGCTGTACAGTGGAGGTGAGCCAGTTTGGGGAGCACATCAGGAGACCCATTGGAGTCTTGCTGGCCCTCATCTCTCAGTTTGTCATTATGCCCCTGGTGGCCTTCCTCCTGGCGCTTATCTTCTCGCTGAACGATGTGGCTGCTATCGCCGTGCTCCTCTGTGGCTGCTGCCCTGGAGGGAACCTCTCCAATATAATGTCTGTCTTGGTGAATGGAGAAATGAACCTCAG catTATAATGACAATCTCATCCACGGCGCTGGCTCTCTTCCTCATGCCGCTCTGCCTGTGGCTTTACAGCCGAGCCTGGATTAACAAACCTGTGGTGAAGCTCATGCCCTTTGGAGCCATCATTCTGACCCTGTGCAGCACCCTGATTCCTATTGGACTGGGGGTTTTAATCAGACACAGGTACAGCAGAGCGGCTGACATCATCTTGAAG ATCTCCTTGTGGTCGATGCTGATCACTTTGGTTCTTCTCTTCATCCTGACCGGTTCCATGCTTGGACCAAAGCTACTTTCCACTATCCCTCCCTCGGTTTACATGGTGGCAGTCCTGATGCCCTTTGCTGGCTATTTATTAGGATATGGCCTGGCTGCCCTTTTCAAGTTGCCTCCAAACAGTCGGAGAACAGTATCCCTAGAGACAGGTTGCCAAAATGTTCAGCTATGCACCGCCATTCTAAAGCTTGCTTTCCCACCTCATATTATAGGCAGCATCTACATGTTTCCACTGCTTTATGCCCTCTTTCAGGCAGCCGAGGCAGGCCTCTTTGTCCTAGGGTACAAGGTATATCGGCGAGATGTCCTTCATAAGCAGGAAGAACCCGACGAGGATGAGGACACAGATATCACTTATAAAAAGCTAAAGGAGGAGGAGATTTTGGGGGATGCTGCTTACGGTTCAGTGACTGTGTGTGAGCACAACTTTGGCAGCAGTGAAGCGAGACAGAATGAAACACAAATGTAG